From the Candidatus Krumholzibacteriota bacterium genome, one window contains:
- a CDS encoding 3-hydroxybutyryl-CoA dehydrogenase yields the protein MNIKKVTVAGAGTMGNGIAQVFAQNGFEVTMLDVKEEFLKRAVETIKKNLGRMSKKGKIEEKEIDVIMGRIKTVTEAEDASDCDFLVEAIFEDFNAKSQIFRKFDSLCGSDVIFASNTSSISITSLASETSRPGKFIGMHFMNPVPVMKLIEVIRGLATDDETTNKVVSLSKKLQKVPLEANDYPGFVANRVLMPMINEACFCLMEGVAEKEAIDGVMKLGMAHPMGPLALADLIGLDICLNILRVLQDGFGDPKYRPCPLLVKKVEAGHLGRKTGHGFYEYD from the coding sequence ATGAATATAAAAAAGGTTACGGTCGCGGGCGCGGGTACAATGGGCAATGGAATCGCTCAGGTATTCGCGCAGAACGGGTTCGAAGTTACAATGCTGGATGTAAAAGAGGAGTTTCTGAAGCGGGCGGTGGAAACTATAAAGAAGAACCTCGGAAGAATGTCCAAAAAGGGGAAAATAGAAGAGAAAGAAATAGATGTCATCATGGGCAGGATAAAGACAGTTACTGAAGCCGAAGATGCCTCGGATTGTGATTTTCTCGTCGAGGCTATATTCGAAGATTTCAATGCTAAATCTCAGATTTTCAGAAAGTTTGATTCTCTATGCGGCAGCGATGTCATCTTCGCGAGTAACACCTCTTCTATATCAATAACATCCCTTGCTTCTGAGACGTCAAGGCCCGGGAAGTTTATAGGAATGCACTTTATGAATCCGGTGCCTGTTATGAAACTGATCGAGGTAATAAGAGGCTTAGCTACAGATGACGAGACGACAAATAAGGTGGTATCACTTAGTAAAAAACTTCAGAAGGTTCCTCTTGAAGCTAATGATTATCCGGGATTTGTAGCAAACAGAGTGCTCATGCCCATGATTAATGAAGCCTGCTTCTGTCTTATGGAGGGTGTTGCTGAAAAGGAAGCCATCGACGGAGTAATGAAACTTGGGATGGCTCATCCTATGGGACCGCTCGCTCTCGCGGATCTGATCGGTCTTGATATATGCCTTAATATTCTAAGGGTTCTTCAGGACGGTTTTGGAGATCCTAAATACAGGCCCTGTCCGCTTCTTGTCAAGAAGGTCGAGGCGGGACATCTGGGGAGAAAGACAGGTCACGGTTTTTACGAATATGACTGA
- a CDS encoding acyl-CoA carboxylase subunit beta → MESKEEKYKKLRENRKKVLLAGGKARIEKIHSSGRLTARERIHILFDEGTFQETGVFVTHRSTWPGMEKKKIVGDGVICGYGLVNGRHAYAFAQDFSVLGGSLSEANTRKITRLQEKALENGAPIIGMNDSGGARIQEGVASLAGVADIFLRNTLSSGVVPQISAIMGPSAGGAVYSPALTDFVFMVENTSHMFITGPNVIKKVTHEDISQEELGGAVTHNTKSGVAHFLAEDDESCIDMIKTLLSFLPQNNLENPPVSASSDNPARTEKKLNKIIPNDPRTPYDILKVIELIVDNGQFFEVQALHSKNVVIGLARMNGHVVGIVANQPAHLAGVLDIDGSIKAARFVRFCDAFNIPLLTLEDVPGFLPGTDQEWQGIIKHGAKLIFAYCEATVPKLTIVTRKAYGGAYCVMSSKHIRSDYNIAWPTAELAVMGAEGAANILYRKDIKNSENPEEKLEEKINEYEKAFANPYIAASMGYLDDVIMPENTRPMIIQALENLLNKRQELPPKKHGNIPL, encoded by the coding sequence TTGGAATCGAAAGAAGAAAAATATAAAAAGCTAAGAGAAAACAGAAAAAAAGTGCTCCTCGCGGGAGGAAAAGCCCGTATAGAAAAGATCCACAGCTCCGGACGTCTTACCGCCAGAGAACGTATTCATATTTTATTCGATGAGGGAACTTTCCAGGAAACCGGCGTTTTCGTTACCCACCGTTCAACATGGCCGGGAATGGAAAAAAAGAAAATAGTCGGTGACGGCGTTATATGCGGATATGGATTGGTAAACGGAAGACACGCTTACGCCTTCGCCCAGGACTTCTCCGTTCTCGGCGGGTCTCTAAGCGAAGCCAACACCCGTAAGATTACCCGGCTGCAGGAAAAGGCTCTGGAGAACGGCGCGCCGATAATAGGAATGAACGACAGCGGGGGAGCGAGAATCCAGGAAGGTGTAGCGAGCTTGGCGGGAGTCGCGGATATATTCCTCAGAAACACTCTTTCTTCCGGTGTTGTCCCTCAGATTTCGGCAATAATGGGACCTAGCGCGGGAGGAGCGGTTTACTCTCCCGCCCTTACAGACTTTGTGTTTATGGTCGAAAACACGAGTCATATGTTTATTACGGGGCCCAATGTTATAAAAAAAGTTACACATGAAGATATATCTCAGGAAGAACTCGGGGGCGCGGTTACTCACAATACCAAGAGCGGGGTAGCTCACTTTCTAGCCGAAGATGACGAAAGCTGTATCGATATGATAAAGACACTGCTTTCTTTCCTTCCACAGAATAATCTGGAAAACCCGCCCGTCTCAGCTTCCAGCGACAATCCCGCTCGCACAGAAAAGAAATTGAATAAAATTATCCCTAATGATCCGAGAACCCCTTACGATATACTCAAAGTCATTGAACTTATCGTCGATAACGGTCAATTCTTTGAAGTCCAAGCCCTTCACAGCAAGAATGTAGTTATCGGACTAGCCAGAATGAATGGACACGTTGTAGGAATAGTCGCCAATCAACCGGCTCATCTTGCCGGAGTTCTCGACATTGACGGCTCAATCAAGGCCGCCCGGTTCGTAAGATTCTGCGACGCTTTCAACATTCCCCTTCTTACACTGGAAGATGTGCCCGGCTTTCTGCCGGGAACTGACCAGGAATGGCAAGGTATTATTAAACACGGCGCTAAACTTATTTTCGCCTACTGTGAGGCCACGGTCCCAAAACTCACCATTGTGACCAGGAAGGCATACGGCGGGGCGTATTGCGTTATGTCCAGCAAACATATTCGTTCAGATTACAATATTGCGTGGCCCACGGCGGAGCTCGCGGTTATGGGGGCTGAGGGCGCGGCAAACATCTTATACAGAAAAGATATCAAGAACTCAGAGAACCCGGAAGAAAAACTGGAGGAAAAGATAAATGAATATGAAAAAGCCTTTGCCAACCCTTATATAGCCGCCAGTATGGGTTACTTAGACGATGTAATAATGCCTGAAAACACAAGACCTATGATAATTCAAGCCCTTGAAAATCTGCTGAATAAAAGACAGGAGCTGCCTCCTAAAAAACACGGTAATATTCCGCTGTAG
- a CDS encoding M6 family metalloprotease domain-containing protein, translating into MQKRYSGIILLLFISVLAIVRTVEGGVVSPRNGGRFPRAVINLLEKNKELFVLEHRWADRKMLEGREGASGRQVLTYGSGANDAQRGVISGDLNIPVLMGLYSDSVYTVGTSADSVLLHRALFSGPTETGTMNDYYDEVSLGLLNVEGDVYGWVPLSGSEVYYTGGFENWGLNPVESRTGEFISHTVMGVDPYVDFGNYDNDGPDGIPNSGDDDGFVDILVIVTPTRGAECDWLTNHMWSHSARFSIWNEGGDPLATNDQSANGGSILIEDYIIGPTVSCNSDRLIEIGLFCHELGHMLGLPDLYDTGLGSGIGNWGIMGRGAVEHPESPAHPCAWSKQQLGWVDVIDVGWRERKIKLEPVALSGEVVRMNLPDARFKRRFCGQGENSYSLLCACGEGEAEVRGWPDGYGAGYGNGWKESMTKQFSLSNSSPCSLSYAVKADLEEGYDFGYTLLEAGGETDTLAVYTGRIFYPDEMIVLSDYLAEGQSDFTLRFLFLSDFNNSDEDGGYDSDGCRAFSIDNISVKGGGLDYYSDFENDAGGWRRDSLSSEYFLVSYRDRRGFDRYLPGEGLLVWHAENSIAYSELKNSGGVSNEQARGVVLEEADGDYDILSGDNYGDEFDPFPGATGSRSFTSETTPDSRSNGGFVTPVSIRDIKSGYRYIEAFFRAGSPEPVISMVTPDTVMKNDSNREFYLDISGENILPPTDCRLLAQTGYIEARHVNWLGEGRVIAEFNTDELYGGSWSLNILNGDGQSAVLNDAVTVSSIYSYAEIQIKSYFADIEWVVEGDTPFRALVYRMRTGYSDTVIVTPDTLFSDSGRFHFRDIELQPDRDYSYKIVSFSGSVSEPIVFPGPYRIEEMGLTLFQNYPNPFERSTTFQFFMPESGKAKILFFDALGRKVDSIAEKFYQAGYNRVVFEADPAVFTPGVYFSVLDASGKREAIKIVILR; encoded by the coding sequence ATGCAAAAAAGGTATAGCGGAATAATTCTGCTCCTTTTCATTTCAGTTCTGGCCATCGTCAGAACTGTGGAGGGCGGAGTTGTATCTCCGCGAAACGGCGGCCGATTCCCTCGAGCTGTCATTAATTTACTGGAAAAAAATAAAGAACTTTTTGTCTTAGAGCACAGGTGGGCGGACAGAAAAATGCTCGAGGGAAGAGAAGGCGCCTCAGGCAGGCAGGTTCTTACTTATGGTTCAGGAGCAAATGACGCGCAGAGGGGTGTTATATCGGGAGATTTGAATATTCCGGTGTTAATGGGGCTTTACAGCGATTCGGTTTATACAGTTGGGACTTCAGCTGATTCTGTCCTTCTCCATAGAGCGCTCTTTAGTGGACCAACAGAGACTGGTACTATGAATGATTATTATGATGAAGTTTCTCTCGGGCTGCTGAATGTGGAAGGGGATGTGTACGGCTGGGTTCCATTATCCGGTTCAGAGGTATACTATACAGGTGGATTTGAAAACTGGGGGCTCAATCCGGTTGAATCCAGAACCGGTGAGTTTATTTCACATACCGTTATGGGCGTTGACCCTTATGTTGACTTTGGTAATTATGATAATGACGGCCCTGACGGGATACCCAATTCCGGCGACGATGACGGGTTTGTTGATATTCTGGTCATTGTTACACCGACGAGAGGAGCGGAATGCGATTGGTTAACAAATCATATGTGGTCTCATTCCGCGCGCTTCTCAATCTGGAATGAGGGCGGTGACCCTCTTGCCACTAATGACCAGTCCGCGAACGGCGGCAGTATACTGATTGAGGATTATATAATAGGCCCGACAGTGTCGTGCAATTCAGACAGATTGATAGAGATTGGGCTTTTCTGTCATGAGCTGGGGCATATGCTTGGACTTCCCGATCTTTATGATACAGGGCTCGGTTCTGGTATAGGGAATTGGGGAATTATGGGACGCGGAGCTGTTGAACATCCAGAATCTCCGGCTCATCCGTGCGCCTGGTCGAAGCAGCAGCTGGGATGGGTCGATGTAATCGATGTCGGCTGGAGAGAGCGGAAGATAAAGCTTGAACCTGTGGCGCTATCTGGAGAAGTCGTAAGAATGAACCTGCCGGACGCCAGATTTAAAAGAAGGTTTTGCGGTCAGGGCGAGAACAGTTATTCTCTTCTCTGCGCTTGCGGTGAAGGGGAGGCGGAGGTAAGAGGGTGGCCTGACGGCTATGGCGCCGGATATGGAAACGGATGGAAAGAATCCATGACGAAGCAGTTCAGTCTTAGCAATTCTTCACCCTGCTCACTTTCCTACGCCGTTAAGGCGGATCTCGAGGAGGGGTATGATTTTGGATATACACTTCTAGAAGCCGGCGGAGAGACAGACACCCTGGCCGTTTACACAGGCAGAATATTTTACCCGGATGAAATGATTGTTCTGTCCGATTATCTTGCGGAGGGGCAGTCTGACTTTACTCTGCGTTTTCTCTTTTTGTCAGATTTCAATAATAGTGATGAAGACGGAGGGTACGATTCTGACGGCTGCCGGGCTTTCAGTATAGATAATATATCTGTAAAGGGCGGAGGCCTGGATTATTATTCTGATTTCGAGAATGACGCGGGCGGGTGGAGGCGTGACTCCCTGTCTTCAGAATACTTCCTCGTTTCATATAGAGACCGAAGGGGTTTTGACAGGTATTTGCCCGGAGAAGGACTGCTGGTCTGGCACGCTGAAAATTCAATTGCCTATTCAGAACTTAAGAACAGCGGAGGTGTTTCTAACGAGCAGGCAAGGGGTGTGGTTCTTGAAGAGGCGGACGGTGATTACGATATTCTTTCTGGAGATAATTACGGTGATGAGTTTGACCCGTTTCCGGGAGCAACCGGCAGTAGGTCTTTCACATCGGAGACAACACCCGACAGCAGAAGTAACGGGGGCTTTGTAACACCGGTCAGTATACGGGATATTAAGTCCGGTTACCGATATATTGAAGCCTTTTTCAGGGCCGGCAGTCCCGAGCCTGTGATATCAATGGTAACCCCCGATACAGTTATGAAGAATGATAGTAACAGAGAGTTTTATCTAGATATCTCCGGAGAAAATATTCTGCCTCCAACAGACTGCCGTCTACTAGCTCAAACGGGGTATATCGAGGCCCGCCATGTTAATTGGCTCGGTGAAGGAAGGGTTATAGCGGAATTTAATACCGATGAACTCTACGGCGGCTCCTGGTCTCTTAATATACTAAACGGAGATGGACAATCCGCGGTATTGAATGACGCGGTTACCGTAAGTTCAATCTATTCTTACGCGGAGATTCAGATAAAGTCTTATTTTGCTGATATAGAGTGGGTGGTTGAGGGTGATACCCCCTTCAGGGCACTTGTATACAGAATGAGGACCGGATACAGTGATACTGTTATAGTGACTCCTGACACACTCTTTAGCGACAGCGGCAGATTTCATTTTAGAGATATAGAGCTTCAGCCGGACAGAGATTATTCATATAAGATCGTTTCCTTCTCGGGCTCTGTAAGTGAACCTATTGTGTTTCCGGGCCCATACAGAATCGAAGAGATGGGACTGACTCTCTTTCAGAATTATCCGAACCCTTTTGAAAGATCGACGACTTTCCAATTTTTCATGCCCGAAAGCGGAAAGGCGAAGATACTTTTCTTCGACGCGTTGGGACGGAAAGTAGATAGTATCGCGGAAAAATTTTACCAGGCAGGATATAACAGAGTTGTTTTTGAAGCCGACCCTGCCGTTTTTACACCCGGAGTATATTTTTCCGTGTTGGACGCGTCTGGTAAGCGAGAAGCTATAAAGATAGTGATCTTAAGATAA
- a CDS encoding glycogen-binding domain-containing protein: MAFASSDLYSADDSLHIKQQVISFLQSGEKLENIPESHLLSPLKDIPAFAITSYYLLENDPAMLKRFYPQISQLVINRFSSLETNKSGLLFGTAGINNKEGVYLSPYTNSLGNLEVYTLLLISSRIGKHADALEYLLWTYQYSDLITETFYDYNRDSFFPLDKNGYFIRTYSPELLIPLVLNRKLDQITKERITNNVFSRWKNSYGKESAQFLESPLQRALIINLLSFLDFFPGSESCNTLLSEPQNREGAAPSSPEGKLRDMLRMKRDSGNIFIKDWTVIASMVHLPALLKEKSLVDEKRINLIISEVSEVRQSLRGANMSLDSYIESISTINHLLSEMSQISSVLDSGEKLWKVVDESRWDSLSPKLRRVIVKSCRISTVELMRAKAQLSEKLSKDDSFELKVHFPPSPIIKGNRINFKSTLKTLDNNADIKRVIFQINGNRWEIGKIGLTPLKPSGKALTFTESFSLPPSAEPGIVELPLFIDFMTGNKRVEIHKRRSLTIKEGIEITLNYPEGKRLRKNLPLNLILRYNPAYSIQGVLKGTFCAPLYSQPELPAGFRISKESSITKLPLTISYPDFLPPGKFPFSLKVIIGGKSVAKFNDILTNPSDWIHLGPLSGEDRILKNGSRYQDHIGDSHIGSNKELIYWNKVPYGAVGNNGEIFLQRLYNGNSGGNCLLYTIMKLKNKKEAFFHIDTSNKISLWVNSNKIFSDITPDNTMANIKLSAGKNSILIAASWDKSPSHISFEITDKSGRPIAGMENTIKGLTLKYANINTGADKNKKSHESSGSPKEILFSLSRKGCSEISVIGSFNSWNPEINPMKQVEDGKWETRIVLSPGKHTYKFLIDNKLRISDPSRVLEEPDGFGKKNSVLVVK, encoded by the coding sequence ATGGCATTTGCTTCCTCCGATTTGTACTCCGCGGATGATAGCCTGCATATAAAACAACAAGTTATATCTTTTCTGCAGAGCGGGGAAAAACTCGAGAATATTCCTGAGTCGCACCTTCTAAGTCCTCTTAAAGATATTCCGGCTTTTGCGATTACCTCATACTACCTACTGGAAAACGACCCCGCAATGCTTAAAAGGTTCTACCCTCAAATATCACAGCTGGTTATAAATAGATTCAGCAGCTTAGAAACAAATAAATCCGGACTTCTTTTCGGTACTGCCGGTATAAATAACAAAGAAGGTGTTTATCTCTCTCCCTATACGAACTCACTTGGAAATCTTGAAGTCTACACACTACTGCTTATCTCTTCCAGAATAGGCAAACACGCCGACGCTCTTGAATACTTACTATGGACATATCAATACTCAGACCTTATAACAGAAACCTTTTATGACTACAACAGGGATTCCTTCTTTCCACTGGACAAAAACGGTTATTTTATCCGGACATACTCGCCCGAGCTTTTAATCCCCCTTGTTCTAAATAGAAAACTCGACCAGATTACAAAGGAAAGAATCACAAATAATGTATTTTCCAGGTGGAAAAACTCTTATGGAAAAGAATCGGCGCAATTTCTTGAATCTCCTCTTCAAAGAGCACTAATTATCAATCTGCTCTCATTTCTCGACTTCTTTCCCGGTTCAGAAAGCTGCAATACTCTTCTTTCTGAGCCACAGAACAGAGAAGGGGCGGCTCCAAGCTCTCCTGAGGGAAAATTAAGAGACATGCTCCGGATGAAAAGAGACTCAGGGAATATCTTCATTAAGGACTGGACTGTAATAGCATCTATGGTTCATCTTCCGGCGCTTCTTAAAGAGAAATCTCTAGTTGATGAAAAAAGGATCAATTTGATTATTTCAGAGGTCAGCGAAGTGCGGCAATCTCTCCGCGGCGCTAATATGAGCTTGGATTCCTACATAGAATCAATTTCGACTATAAACCATCTCTTGTCAGAAATGTCACAAATCTCTTCTGTGCTTGATTCAGGGGAGAAACTCTGGAAAGTAGTCGATGAATCAAGATGGGATAGTCTGTCTCCAAAACTTAGAAGAGTTATCGTTAAATCATGCCGAATATCGACCGTGGAATTAATGCGCGCGAAGGCTCAACTTTCTGAAAAACTTTCAAAGGATGATTCATTTGAACTTAAGGTTCATTTCCCACCCTCCCCTATAATCAAAGGAAATAGAATTAACTTTAAGTCCACGCTTAAAACCCTTGATAATAATGCTGATATAAAAAGAGTAATTTTTCAGATTAATGGTAACAGGTGGGAAATAGGCAAGATCGGATTAACCCCTTTAAAGCCCAGTGGAAAGGCGCTTACATTCACGGAATCCTTTTCACTTCCACCATCAGCCGAACCGGGCATTGTGGAACTTCCTTTATTTATCGATTTTATGACTGGGAATAAAAGGGTCGAGATTCACAAAAGGAGAAGCCTGACTATAAAAGAAGGAATTGAAATAACACTCAATTACCCCGAGGGGAAAAGACTCAGAAAGAATTTGCCCTTAAATCTTATTCTGAGATATAATCCCGCCTATTCAATTCAGGGAGTTCTGAAAGGAACATTCTGCGCGCCCTTGTACAGCCAACCTGAACTTCCCGCTGGATTCCGAATTAGTAAGGAATCGAGTATAACTAAATTGCCCCTTACCATTTCATACCCGGATTTTCTGCCGCCCGGCAAATTCCCCTTTTCACTCAAGGTGATTATAGGCGGTAAGTCAGTAGCCAAGTTCAATGATATTCTTACAAACCCTTCGGACTGGATTCATCTCGGCCCCCTATCGGGTGAAGACAGAATTCTAAAAAACGGCTCGCGGTATCAGGATCATATAGGCGACTCTCATATCGGAAGCAATAAAGAGCTTATTTATTGGAATAAAGTCCCTTACGGCGCCGTGGGTAATAACGGAGAAATTTTTCTGCAGCGCTTGTACAACGGAAATTCCGGCGGCAACTGTCTTCTTTACACGATTATGAAACTGAAGAACAAAAAGGAAGCCTTTTTCCACATCGATACCTCAAACAAAATATCACTGTGGGTAAACTCAAATAAGATATTTTCGGATATTACTCCGGATAATACAATGGCAAACATAAAACTGAGTGCTGGAAAGAATTCAATTCTCATAGCCGCAAGCTGGGATAAGTCACCCTCTCATATATCCTTTGAAATAACAGATAAAAGCGGGCGGCCGATCGCCGGAATGGAAAACACAATCAAAGGGCTTACCCTTAAATACGCGAACATCAATACCGGCGCAGATAAGAATAAAAAAAGTCATGAAAGTTCAGGAAGTCCAAAAGAAATATTATTCTCCCTTTCGAGAAAGGGGTGCTCGGAAATATCGGTTATAGGTTCTTTCAACAGCTGGAATCCTGAAATAAATCCAATGAAACAAGTCGAAGACGGCAAATGGGAAACAAGAATAGTTCTTTCGCCGGGAAAACACACTTACAAGTTCCTGATCGACAATAAACTGAGAATCAGCGATCCCTCTCGCGTACTTGAGGAACCTGACGGTTTTGGTAAAAAAAATTCAGTTCTAGTGGTCAAATAA
- a CDS encoding enoyl-CoA hydratase-related protein, protein MGFKCIKLEKKDAVAKVIINRPDKLNALSIQTVIELSEAFSEIKKDDDIRVAVFSGAGGKAFAAGADIKELLVLDMIEGKNFSSRGHKLCNLIENLGKPVVAVIDGFALGGGCELAMAATVRIATENAKLGQPEINLGTIAGYGGTQRLTRLLPRGIAMELLLTGRVIGAKEALKLGLVNKIVKSDELEKEVDDFTELLLSKPPFATKLCMEAVNHGVEVSFEEGCRIETNLFSMTCATEDMKEGMKAFLEKRKPSFEGK, encoded by the coding sequence ATGGGTTTTAAATGTATAAAATTGGAAAAAAAAGACGCGGTTGCAAAGGTTATAATCAACCGTCCGGATAAATTGAATGCTCTGAGTATTCAGACAGTCATTGAGCTTAGTGAGGCTTTCAGCGAGATAAAGAAGGATGATGATATAAGGGTTGCTGTTTTCTCGGGAGCCGGCGGAAAGGCCTTTGCCGCGGGCGCCGATATAAAAGAACTTCTCGTTCTGGATATGATCGAAGGTAAGAACTTTTCTTCACGCGGTCATAAACTTTGCAATTTGATAGAGAATCTCGGCAAACCGGTTGTGGCTGTTATAGACGGATTTGCCCTTGGCGGAGGATGCGAGCTCGCTATGGCTGCTACCGTAAGGATAGCTACAGAGAACGCGAAGCTGGGCCAGCCCGAGATAAATCTCGGAACAATTGCCGGTTACGGGGGTACACAGAGACTCACCAGGCTGCTGCCGCGCGGAATCGCGATGGAACTCCTGCTGACTGGAAGAGTGATCGGCGCCAAGGAAGCTCTCAAGTTGGGTCTCGTAAACAAGATTGTAAAAAGCGATGAGCTTGAGAAAGAGGTTGATGATTTTACAGAATTACTGCTAAGCAAACCCCCATTCGCTACTAAATTGTGTATGGAGGCTGTAAATCACGGAGTAGAAGTTTCATTTGAGGAAGGCTGCAGAATCGAAACGAATCTATTCTCTATGACATGCGCGACTGAGGATATGAAGGAAGGGATGAAGGCCTTTCTGGAGAAAAGAAAACCTTCGTTTGAGGGGAAATAG
- the tig gene encoding trigger factor, producing MEKRMDEDSIKVGVDEKEDCRRIISIEIDQDEYREERGKVLDSFVKEAALPGFRKGKVPPGMVEKRFSDEIHSEVIKSIIPKAYSHAVASENLQPIGEPVFKDLVTEEDKPLTFSVELEVAPEIELDDYRGIEVEEKEVEVEKGDIERVLENLSDRYADYETVDRTCDNEDVVVIDYLPLDENGDEEEEKRVSDYSIQLGAGQILADFEKELKGCEAGDKKDVQITYPDNYKPEELAGKKINYRFEVKEVKEKHPAKLDDDFASKMDKSFESLDDLKKDIAKRLIEEKHKEAMQKKQEEAIDKLIEANPFEIPSSMIERYKESMKEEAESRGVAVPEGEKEKKEHDEVLDKIARRNIKRYFLIDHIIRKEKLSVDDKSVDREIESISEGSSHSMEDIKNYFLKNKEQYNNLKRSLLEKKVFEIILGEEKNTKKES from the coding sequence ATGGAGAAAAGAATGGATGAAGACAGCATAAAGGTTGGCGTCGATGAAAAAGAAGACTGCAGAAGAATCATTTCGATAGAAATTGATCAGGATGAGTACAGGGAAGAGAGAGGGAAGGTTCTCGACAGTTTTGTCAAGGAAGCTGCCCTGCCCGGTTTTAGAAAGGGTAAAGTTCCGCCAGGCATGGTGGAAAAACGCTTTTCCGACGAGATACATTCTGAGGTTATAAAATCGATAATTCCCAAGGCTTACAGCCATGCGGTTGCTTCAGAGAACCTTCAGCCGATCGGCGAGCCAGTTTTCAAGGATCTGGTTACTGAAGAGGATAAACCTCTCACATTCAGCGTGGAACTCGAGGTCGCGCCGGAAATAGAATTAGACGATTACAGAGGGATCGAGGTCGAAGAGAAGGAGGTTGAAGTTGAAAAGGGAGATATAGAACGTGTTCTGGAGAATCTCAGTGACCGCTACGCTGACTACGAGACAGTAGATCGAACCTGTGATAATGAAGATGTTGTAGTAATAGATTATCTTCCTCTGGATGAAAATGGAGATGAAGAAGAAGAGAAACGGGTCAGCGACTACTCCATTCAGCTTGGCGCGGGCCAGATTCTCGCTGATTTCGAGAAGGAATTGAAAGGGTGCGAGGCGGGTGATAAAAAGGATGTTCAGATAACCTATCCGGATAATTATAAACCTGAAGAGCTCGCGGGAAAAAAGATAAACTACAGGTTTGAAGTTAAGGAAGTAAAAGAAAAGCATCCAGCTAAACTCGATGACGATTTCGCTTCGAAGATGGATAAGAGTTTTGAATCCCTCGATGACCTCAAGAAGGACATTGCAAAACGTCTAATCGAGGAAAAACATAAGGAAGCAATGCAGAAAAAGCAGGAAGAGGCTATTGATAAACTTATTGAAGCAAACCCGTTTGAAATCCCTTCCAGTATGATAGAGCGCTACAAAGAATCTATGAAAGAGGAAGCTGAGTCGAGAGGAGTAGCGGTTCCGGAAGGAGAGAAGGAGAAAAAGGAGCATGACGAGGTTCTTGACAAGATAGCCAGGAGAAATATCAAGAGGTATTTTCTGATAGATCATATTATCCGCAAAGAAAAATTATCCGTTGATGACAAGAGCGTTGACAGAGAAATAGAATCTATCTCTGAAGGCAGCTCGCACTCTATGGAGGATATAAAGAACTATTTTCTTAAGAATAAGGAGCAGTATAACAATCTTAAGAGAAGTTTACTCGAAAAGAAGGTTTTTGAAATTATTCTGGGGGAAGAAAAAAACACAAAGAAGGAGTCTTAA
- the clpP gene encoding ATP-dependent Clp endopeptidase proteolytic subunit ClpP, with product MSRIKNIPIPFVIETKGREERSYDIYSRLLKDRIVFIGQTVEDNMANAIIAQLLFLEAEDAEKDIFIYINSPGGVVSAGLAIYDTMQYISCDISTICMGQAASMGAVLLAAGTEGKRSALEHARVMIHQPSGGSQGQASTIEIYTNEILKLRSKINDILVKHTGQKLKRVEKDTDRDYFMSADEALKYGVVDKVLSSKNNSKK from the coding sequence ATGAGTAGGATTAAAAATATACCGATTCCCTTTGTAATCGAAACAAAGGGCCGTGAAGAGAGAAGTTATGATATATATTCCAGGCTTTTAAAAGACAGAATTGTTTTTATCGGCCAGACAGTCGAGGATAATATGGCTAATGCCATAATCGCGCAGCTTCTCTTTCTCGAGGCGGAAGATGCCGAAAAAGATATCTTTATTTATATTAATTCTCCGGGTGGTGTTGTGTCCGCCGGACTGGCTATTTATGACACCATGCAGTATATATCATGTGATATATCAACAATTTGTATGGGGCAGGCCGCAAGTATGGGCGCGGTTCTCCTCGCCGCGGGCACAGAGGGTAAGAGATCGGCGCTTGAACATGCCAGAGTTATGATCCATCAGCCCTCTGGAGGATCACAGGGGCAGGCCAGTACGATAGAGATCTATACCAATGAGATACTCAAGCTTAGATCCAAGATAAACGATATACTCGTGAAGCATACGGGACAGAAGCTAAAGAGGGTAGAAAAGGATACAGACAGAGATTACTTTATGTCAGCTGATGAAGCTTTAAAGTATGGAGTAGTTGACAAGGTTCTTTCATCCAAGAATAATTCAAAAAAATGA